CCTCGTTGATGGGCTCGGCCCCGGCCAGCGTGACCACGGCGCGCTCGGCGCGGCGCGCCACCGTGCGGCACACATGGGCGATGGCGGCGCTGCGCGTGCCGGCCGGCAGGATGAATTCCTTCAGGCGCGGCAGGTTGGCGTTGTGGTCGGCCAGGGCCTGGTCCAGGCGCAGCACCGCATCCATCTTCAGCAGCGCATAGCCGGGCATGCAGAGTTCGCCGCCGAGGTTGAAGAGCTCGTGCTGGATGGTGATGAGCAGCTCGCGCACATCCTCGGGCAGGGGCTCGGCCAGCAGCACGCCGAGCTGGGAGTTGAGCTCGTCCACATCGCCCATGGCCTGCACGCGCAGGTGGTTCTTGGGCACGCGGCTGCCATCGCCGAGGCCGGTGGTGCCGTCGTCACCCGTGCGGGTGGCTATCTGGGAAAGTCGGTTTGCCATCTTTGTTCTGATGCTCAGCGGCCGGTAAAGCCCGCATCTTGCCTTACTCAAGCCCGGCCCGCGCCGGGCACCCGGAAGGTGTTCACCAACTCGGCCAGATGCTGGGCCTGCTCACGCAAGCTCATGCCGGCCGCGGCCGTCTGCTCCACCAGGGCGGCGTTCTGCTGCGTCAGCTCGTCCATGTGCGAGACCGCCTCGTTGATCTGCACCAGGCCGCCGGTCTGCTCGGTGGAGGCCTGGCTGATGCGCGCCACCATCTCGGCCAGGCTGCGGATCGAGCTGACCGTGTCCTGCATGGTGACGCCCGCGCCATTCACCAGCTTGGCACCCGCACCGACCTGATTGACGCTGGTGGCGATCAGCTGCTTGATCTGCTTGGCGGCCTCGGCGCTGCGCTGTGCCAGCGCTCGCACCTCGGAGGCCACCACCGCAAAGCCGCGCCCCTGCTCGCCGGCGCGGGCCGCCTCGACGGCGGCGTTGAGCGCCAGGATATTGGTCTGGAAGGCGATGCTGTCGATCACCGCGATGATCTCCTCGATCTTGCGGCTGCTGGCCTCGATGTCGCCCATGGTGCTGATGATCTGCGCCACCGCCTGGCCGCCGGTCAGCGCGACCTCGCAGGCGCGCTGGGCCAGGCCGCTGGCCTCGGCGGCCTGGTCGGCATTGCTGCGCACCGTCACGGTCAGCTCTTCCATCGAGCTGGCGGTCTGCTGCAGTGCCGAGGCCTGCTGCTCGGTGCGTTGCGAGAGGTCGTTGTTGCCCTGAGCCAGCTCTTGCGAGGCCTGGGCCACATGGTCGGCATTGCCGCGCACCTCGCCAATCACGCCGCGCAGGCCGTCGCGCATCGCCAGCAGCGACTGGTTGAGCTGGCCGATCTCGTCCCTGGAGCTGGCATCCACATCGCCGCTCAGATCGCGGCGTGCAATCTGGTCGGCCAGCACCACCGCGTGGCCCAGCGGCACGATGATGCTGCGCGAGATGCCGCGCGCCACCAGCAGGATGATCGCCATCATCAGGGCCAGCAGGATCAGCACGATCCAGCTGCTCCATTGCAGTTCGCGCACACGCTGGCTCAGCAGCTTCTCCAGCGCATCCATGGCCTGCTCGCCGCAGACGAACATCGCGTCGATGGTCTTGGTGTAGCTGGCGATGTAGTCGGGCGCCGGGTACTTGAGCTCGGTGGCGGCGACAAGCTCCTGGCGCGTCAGCTGCAATGAGCCCTCCACCTGGCTTGCCAGGTTGGTGATGGCGCCGGCGAGCTGACGCTTCAGCTCTGCGTCGACGGCAAAGCTTTTCTCGAAGGCCGTGACCATGCCGCTGTGCTGGTCGGAGGCCTGCTGCACCAGGCCGGTCAGCAGGGTACGGCCTTCCGGACCGATCTGCGCCTCGGCCAGGAAGCCGGCTCCGCGCGCACGCGCCTGGCCCATGGCCTCGGTGGCCAGCGGCAGCTTGACCAGGCTGGCGGTGATGAGGAAGTAGGTGGCGGCCTCGGGGTCCAGGATCAGGCCTGACTGGTCGACCAACTGATCGAGCAGCTTGAAGTAGACCGCGATCAGCTGCGCATGCTTGCTGCTGCTCTGTGCCGCCTTCAGCGACTTGGCATCCACCTC
This portion of the Paucibacter sediminis genome encodes:
- a CDS encoding cob(I)yrinic acid a,c-diamide adenosyltransferase → MANRLSQIATRTGDDGTTGLGDGSRVPKNHLRVQAMGDVDELNSQLGVLLAEPLPEDVRELLITIQHELFNLGGELCMPGYALLKMDAVLRLDQALADHNANLPRLKEFILPAGTRSAAIAHVCRTVARRAERAVVTLAGAEPINEAPRQYLNRLSDLLFVLARVLNRANLDGLGGDDVYWHSERLKQQGD
- a CDS encoding methyl-accepting chemotaxis protein; its protein translation is MSLLNRLTIRRKLLLLSLLVLLALSIPSAFQIKQARDLAAAAEGELEGLAPARQLVKLTQLTQQHRGLSAAQLGGNNAVQDARAAKNAEVKKQFAKVDGMLTRLELTEPMRKTWQNAQQQWQALSGEVDAKSLKAAQSSSKHAQLIAVYFKLLDQLVDQSGLILDPEAATYFLITASLVKLPLATEAMGQARARGAGFLAEAQIGPEGRTLLTGLVQQASDQHSGMVTAFEKSFAVDAELKRQLAGAITNLASQVEGSLQLTRQELVAATELKYPAPDYIASYTKTIDAMFVCGEQAMDALEKLLSQRVRELQWSSWIVLILLALMMAIILLVARGISRSIIVPLGHAVVLADQIARRDLSGDVDASSRDEIGQLNQSLLAMRDGLRGVIGEVRGNADHVAQASQELAQGNNDLSQRTEQQASALQQTASSMEELTVTVRSNADQAAEASGLAQRACEVALTGGQAVAQIISTMGDIEASSRKIEEIIAVIDSIAFQTNILALNAAVEAARAGEQGRGFAVVASEVRALAQRSAEAAKQIKQLIATSVNQVGAGAKLVNGAGVTMQDTVSSIRSLAEMVARISQASTEQTGGLVQINEAVSHMDELTQQNAALVEQTAAAGMSLREQAQHLAELVNTFRVPGAGRA